acttgctgctcctgcagaggacttaAATTCAGTTCTAGGcacccacacggtagctcacaaccacccacaaATCATTACTAACAAATCTGATGCTGCCTTCTGACTCCGCATGCCCCTGGCTCATGTGTGTTACACATATATACTTGTACAGATACGACACTcagacataaaattaaataaatcctttaaaaattcaaGATTATATTTTGAAATGCCAGATTCAATGTGCTTGTACTCTCTATCATTAGCTTGTGGCTCTTTCAGCTATATTTCATGAGAATGCATGTGATGGTCAGTTTAAACAATGCATGGCAGAATGCTAAGAAGGACTCCACGCTCCCTGTTTTCAAGGCGGCCTTAGGCATGCGTCAGCCAGCATCGGAGGCCCAGAAGCCTACAAACACATGAAGTTTGAAGGGGGCGTGCACAGGGTGCAGAGAGTGCCGAGGACAGAGAAACAAGGCCGGGTCCACACCAGCACCATGACCGTGGCGATTCTGCCCCAGCCTGCTGAGGTAAAGCGGTAACGGAGCTCACGCAGGGCCGCTCCCGGCCACTGTCACCTGTCATTTGGTTCTCCTTTCATATCTGAGTTACTCTTGAAAATTTGATTCAAGAAATGTAATTTTACAACAGAGGGTAAGAATGAAAATGTGTATAGGTTGTCCAGATTTACAGCAGGGTTTTTCTCCAGCAGTAAGGGGCATTGTACACCTCCATCTTGGGTCAGGCAATGCTGTGAACTAATTGCCTGCCTCCCTTCGCATTGCAGGGTGGGTTCTCCAAATGCCATCAGGAAAGGACTAGTCACTCAGCACAGTTGCTACCTTCTGACCCAGCTGTAGTAGAAGGGCCCCGAGTGTGTGTCTTACCTCACAAAGCAAGTTCTCAGTGTGTAAGATAACAACCTGCTTTGTTAATTTGTCTTCTGCTAAAAGTGACAAattaattcacttaaaaaatgagAGATAAATGAGTTGAAGGTTTCttcctattatttttaagaaaaagtacTACTTAGGTGTCTGATAGGGTTGAAAGGCTTTCCTTCCTTGGTTTAATATCTGTGAGAAGACTGAGTGAGGAACAGAGGAGCTGAGGATGGGCAGCAGAGTTTGGTGTCAGGAACCCTGATAACTTCCAGGATATGGGAGTGAGGGCCAGGCTCTTTCTAGCTTTCCTAGCAACTCTTAGGGCATTATCTTACTGCAGGATGGTTGACATGCCATAGAGCAGTCTCTAGTTGCTCACTGGACAGATAGTTTTAACCATGGTGCTTCTGATGTTATCTCCTGGGATGGCGCATCATCCTGTTTGATTCCAGTGTTCATGGAATACATACTCTGCCTTCATGATCTTTGTCTCCAAATTACAGGTGTAGCGTTTTAGAAATGGTATCCCCTCTCTCCCTAAAACAGTTCCGTGAACTCAAACTGctattagtttttgtttcatcTGCTAAAGTTTTTGAGTTCAGTAAAACTCtacattttctacttttttttaaaaaaaaaaattgtgtttgtgcatgtagatctgtgtatatgtggcctgtggaggccagaagagggcacggaTTGACTGGAGCTGAAGTTAAAGGAGGCTGGGAGCCACCTGATGTGttaactaaactcaggtcctccgtaAGGGCAGCACAGGCTcttcaccgctgagccatcttttcaaccCTTAATCTCCTACTTTTAACTGCCCCCAGTTGCATCATTTGTGAGGAAAAAGCTCAACTTTTGAGGATTAGGGAGTGTTGCTTTTGTTCCCTCCAttcaaaaacgaaaaaaaaaaacatttaaatttaaaataatatcctaACTACAgtctatttttaaacttttaaattttatgtgatttATGTATGGCATGTATTTAACAGTGTGTAGGTCTCACCTGAAGACAGTTAGTACATACAATTGCTTCTTAAAATTGcagcttttctttgtgtgtatagaTCAAACTAGTGATTAATCCCAAAGATTTGAGAATTGACACTAAGAGAGCCAGTGGAGCTGGAGGTCAGCACGTGAACACCACGGACAGTGCTGTTCGAATAGTCCATCTTCCCACAGGTAGGTACCGGGTTTTCACAGGAAACTCTGAATCAAGATCAGTTTCTGGGGGACTGACTGATTTTCCGCTGAAGCAGATCTTCAgttcccaaaagaaaagaaaccattaaGGGCTCTTAACTAATGACTTGATTCTGTAGGTTCTGTAGCTGATGCTGTGTAGGATACAGAGTCGAGAGGGAAGGCGAAGCACAGGGCTCTCCACGGTAGTGATGATGAAGAGAACAGAGTCCTGCCACCTGCCAGGCAGGTTTtcaaatatatacttaaaagatTTCACTATTTCCAAAAAACCTCAGTGAGATAATTACCTAAATTATTTAACAGAAAGTGTTCTAAATCACTAGTTATTAGCAGGAGGGCTAAGATAGTAACAAGAACCCTGGTGGCAATAGAAGCATTGAGCTTCCTACACCAAAACATGGTCCATACACACAGTCTTAGATACAATTTCAGGAGCATCTTTCTGTGGAGACTGTAAAGTCCACGGCAATCTGAATCTAGATAACCGGGCAAACGGACTGTACTCTGCTGAGAGAACCAAGCTTTTTAAGTATTACTAGAGTACTGGAGTGGCTTGTGAGGGGCAAGGATGCCTGGTTTATACTGTTCAGACGTCCCTTAACTAGAACAAACTGTCATAGTTCCTGCTAACGAGTAGTTAAGACTGGTGGGCAGGTAggactttttccttttaactACAGAAAACCATTAAATATTGAGGTGATAAGTGGAATGTATAGATAGAAATAGATAAATAGGAAATCCTCAGCTATATTCTGTTAACTCTAATACTAGGATTTGTACTtctatatatgttcatttttatatGCCTTTTAAGATTTTGATAGCTAACTGAGGATGTGAAgaagaaatgtattaaaaatatttaaagtctcCTGTTAAACTATTGATTtatctcagaaaagaagaaaaggggtaaGAAAGAAGAGGAATAATCCTTGATAATAAAGATTTTTGTACTAAAACCAATTCTCATATCATTATTCAGGTATTGTTTCTGAATGCCAGCAAGAGAGATCTCAGCTGAAGAACAGGGAGCTGGCTATGAAAAAGTTACGTGCAAGGCTATACAGCATGCATCTAGAGGAGGAAACTGCAAAAAGATACAATGCTAGAAAGATCCAGGTAAGAATGGCTTTCAGAAACGGGTAGTGTCATTTTTACATTAGCACTGTTCTTGTTTGTATTATAGGGCAGTGCCTAGGAGAGCTTTACCCTGTTTTCTATAGTCGAAGGTGTTTGTCTTAGCTTTGTCAGAGTGGACCACGTACCTACTTAGCTTTTAGTCCTTTGAGCTTTTGGAAGTGTGAACCTAGTGTTTTGTATTTGATTTTATGCCATATACTGTCCTTCCATGACTTCCTTAGTATGACCATCCATCACCTTTTTACCACTCCAGGAAAacatgaactcccagagattacatacacatataatgtaCACATAAATGTGCTGCTTCTGCTGTTTAAATATCATCCATTGGCCAGACTCCATCATTATGTCATCAGTATTTTGCTGATGGGAAAGTAAAGTTTAGACTTAAGCCATAATGAATtgaaggggcagaggcaggactcAGATGCTGTGTCTGATTGTACAGTTCACCTCTGTTCTCTGTGCCATTAATCAGGCACGTAAACTTGGTTCTTGCTTTGCTGTAGGCCTCCTGGATCCTTATGCATCTCAtctcgctctctctgtctctctctccctattcTTTAGGTTGGAACAAAAGGAAGATCAGAGAAAATAAGAACATACAACTTTCCACAGAACAGGGTTACAgaccacagaataaacaaatcaCTACATGACCTTGAGAGCTTCATGCAAGGAGACTGTCTTCTGGATGGCATGATACAGTCACTGAAGGACTATGCGGATTACGAATCTCTAGTAGAAATGATTTCCAGAAAAGACTAAGCTAATGTATAAAGCTATTTTGTTATATAGACTAGGAAAATCCTAGAGTGAATCCTTGTGTGCAAGTACTTAACCGGTATTCTTGAGGAGTGTAAGGTAACAGTTTTTCGGACTCTTCTCTATAAAAAGTTAGATACAATACTAAGCAGAAATATCTGTTTTTACAATATAAAGAGACAGAATCTGACAGTGAAAGTAACAAGCAATAAAAGTCAGGTACACTGGGACTAGGAAGGAATGGCCTACAGGAAGTTTCTAGAGAAAACACACCCTTACAAGGTGCTCCCTTCTACATCAGAGTCAGGTCTCTTGCAGGGGGCATGGTGTAGCCCACTCTGTGGTGCAAAGGTTCTGGATTGCCCTGCAGCTGGGAACGTGGGCCTTGCAAACAGAGTACCTCAAGCTCATGGAGCCTGGTAAGCAGAAAGCCTCTTGttaaaatgtgaataaaatttCCCAAATAATAAGCCTTAGTGGGCTCCTGTATCAGTTCCCCAGAGAACCAGAACCAAGAGGATGTAGCATGCATCCACAGAGATGCACTGTAAGGAGGAGGCTGGATTTTCTCTATTCAGGCCTTTAGCCTGGCTGGGTAAACATGCTACGTTGCCCATAAGGGAGACGTAGATTAACTGACATTTCACTGATTTCAATGTCAGTGCCGTCCAAAACTTGAGAAGATCTAAAGTAATGTGTTACCAAATACACTGGTAACAGCAAGCCAGATCTGTGAAATAGACCATCAAGGTTTCTTTCCAAGAGTACCACTAGAGGCTGTACCATGGAAGAGGAGAAATGAACTGTCCTGCCCTGCTTACAGTGTTTCTCCAGCACCTGCTGCCAGCAGGCTTCACATCCCAGCCACAAAGAAAGGTACAGGCTGCCGTAGTTTCAGTGTCCCCTTCAAAACCCAGGTGTTGCCAGTGTGATAATAAGTATGGCAGCTTCACAACTAAGGTTTTTAAGAGTCCCTTCTGAATGGGGCTAAAGTCTTAACTGTCATACACTCAGAGTCACTGCCCATTTTCAGTAATGTTTTCATACATTTAGTGTCTGAAATAAATTGCAAACAAGACATTTCACTCCCACACATATCAACTGGCACTACTTAATCATATATCAATCATCACACATCAAAATTCATGTTAAATCCCAAATACTTAAAACTAATAGTTGAGATTTATCTTCTTCTTCCCCAGATGTGTTGGAGCTGACTTCCTCAAACTAAGATCTAACTATGTGCATAATCCAGTGGGTTTACCCTTAAGAGACCCCTGGTCCTGATTTTCAAGATATTGCACTGGATTTTCATCTATGAAGATCAAACTAGATATTTTGGTACTATGTGAGTTGTTTGGACATTAACACTTAAGACTTGGCCAGTTTACCCATACCTGGGTGGAAGCGTCACCCAGCccttggcatccatatatccaaagagtctggaatgtttgggtggaagttccatcccagccctcctcccttgtgagttgcctcagtccagattCTAAACCCAGTCAAACGATGACCCCACTCCAGAGAtgttcaagaccactcccaccCCAAGAACGAACTGGtcttcttttcccattttctttctgggggctggagagccaTCCAGGAGCATTGGTATTCATTAAATCTGGGCTTATTCTAaatcggtttgatttggtctgatttagaTTATTGTTTCGGTGGAAAGGTTTATCAGAGTAAAGAAACTTTTCAGTACCGGTTCTTGTGACTTAGTACTGTTGTCGCAAAAAAATCCTATTGAAATGGGGAGGGTTTGACTGTTCCTTGCCAATAGGATTTAGGAGCCTCTAGCCTAAATAATAAAGGAATTATGAGGCACTTCCCCAGATTTTCTAGAATCAGCTGTAGTCTTAAGTTTTTAGGAACAATTAGAATGTGCTTCTCTTAAATcacatatatacaattatatatttCAGTACACTTACTTCATACCGAGGACTTAGTAGTGTCTTACTCTACTGGAAAGTGAGTAGTACAAAACCATTATTGATAGGCAAGGGTTTTCAAGCTGTCTACAGTATTTAATACAGAAACCAGGTAACGAGAACAGAATCCTTCCCTTCTAATCTCATGGAAGGTACTTTAcctttaaaaatacttcttaaaTCTGCCTttcatatgtatgggtgtttttcatgcttgtgtgtctgtacacTATGTATCTGCAGTACCCGTGGATGTCAGATTAGGGTATCTGATCCCCTGGGATTGTAGTTCCAGTTAGTTGTGAACAGCCAATGGGTGttaggaatcgaacccaggttctctgaaaaagcagcagtACTGATTATATTTTTAGGACAGGGTCATTCATAGTCCTTGCATGATTGATGCAAATGTTCGTTAGACAGCTGTGATGATGATACTACAACAtgcttattttttgaaacaggaaattattggtttttcaagacagggtttctctttgtagccttggctggcctggaactcactttgtagaccaggcttgcctgaactcacagagatctgtctgtctttagAGTGCTtccattaaaggtgtgcaccaccactgcctgaccttggACTCCGGAAGTCTTGCCTAAAGGAACTGGgtccttttttgctttttcatctttTCAGTTCTCAAGAATTCCTCCCCCTAGTCCTGG
This genomic window from Chionomys nivalis chromosome 2, mChiNiv1.1, whole genome shotgun sequence contains:
- the Mtrf1l gene encoding peptide chain release factor 1-like, mitochondrial isoform X2, with protein sequence MIISLLVPPEETDESDLILEVTAGVGGQEAMLFTSEMFDMYQQYAAFKRWHFETLEYFPSELGGLRHASASIGGPEAYKHMKFEGGVHRVQRVPRTEKQGRVHTSTMTVAILPQPAEIKLVINPKDLRIDTKRASGAGGQHVNTTDSAVRIVHLPTGIVSECQQERSQLKNRELAMKKLRARLYSMHLEEETAKRYNARKIQVGTKGRSEKIRTYNFPQNRVTDHRINKSLHDLESFMQGDCLLDGMIQSLKDYADYESLVEMISRKD
- the Mtrf1l gene encoding peptide chain release factor 1-like, mitochondrial isoform X1, with translation MRSGFLSGARRLWALRAFSRSAPPPEELFAREGPLRAFLERRAGLEAGALDAGEPQLAAAARLLSEKERELRDTESLLHDENEELKKLAESEIALCQKEITQLKHQIISLLVPPEETDESDLILEVTAGVGGQEAMLFTSEMFDMYQQYAAFKRWHFETLEYFPSELGGLRHASASIGGPEAYKHMKFEGGVHRVQRVPRTEKQGRVHTSTMTVAILPQPAEIKLVINPKDLRIDTKRASGAGGQHVNTTDSAVRIVHLPTGIVSECQQERSQLKNRELAMKKLRARLYSMHLEEETAKRYNARKIQVGTKGRSEKIRTYNFPQNRVTDHRINKSLHDLESFMQGDCLLDGMIQSLKDYADYESLVEMISRKD